From the Gadus chalcogrammus isolate NIFS_2021 chromosome 15, NIFS_Gcha_1.0, whole genome shotgun sequence genome, one window contains:
- the LOC130404118 gene encoding uncharacterized protein LOC130404118 produces the protein MVMFDAANNTWHCHCVKAKQSCVHKAIAKWHFFQTRKELFTGDESEVSQESQDSEDQVETVTSKHLQYPPRGEDLERIVRYTQHKKRIPADLPAKVYGLTSETEVVKHLIPKECVCPECPADLPLGEPFIISSSAKIITVKGIIEGVTTYGKKCSRCGMVVRYQEWEDGLHNFNDKVILTLHFCLYLRNCLQVKVQEFNT, from the exons ATGGTCATGTTTGACGCAGCTAATAACACGTGGCATTGCCATTGTGTCAAGGCCAAACAGTCCTGTGTCCACAAAGCCATTGCAAAATGGCACTTTTTCCAGACAAGGAAGGAGCTCTTCACGGGAGATGAGAGCGAGGTTAGTCAAGAGAGTCAGGACTCTGAAGACCAGGTGGAAACAGTTACCTCAAAACATTTGCAGTATCCCCCTCGAGGTGAGGACTTGGAGAGAATTGTTCGGTACACCCAACACAAGAAAAGGATTCCTGCAGACTTGCCTGCAAAGGTGTATGGGTTGACAAGTGAGACGGAAGTGGTCAAACATCTGATACCCAAAGAGTGTGTTTGTCCAGAATGTCCTGCTGATCTTCCCCTTGGTGAACCCTTTATCATCAGTAGTTCAGCAAAAATCATTACAGTCAAGGGCATCATTGAGG GTGTGACAACTTATGGGAAAAAATGCAGTAGATGTGGAATGGTGGTGCGGTACCAGGAGTGGGAGGATGGCTTGCATAATTTCAACGACAAAGTCATTCTAACCCTCCATTTTTGCTTGTATCTGCGGAACTGCCTCCAGGTCAAAGTCCAAGAATTCAATACGTGA